The DNA sequence GGACTTGCGGCCACGTTCCGCTCGATCGTCAAGCGCCGGTACCGCGAGGTCCTCGCGGTGGACGGCATCACGTTCCACATCGATCCAGGCGAGGTGGTGGGCTTCCTCGGGCCGAACGGGGCGGGAAAGACGACGACGCTCAAGATGCTCTCAGGCCTGCTCTACCCGACCGGCGGTGAAGCGACGGTGCTGGGCCACGTACCGTGGCGCCGCGAGGGCGACTTCCTCCGCGGGATGACGCTCCTCATGGGGAACCGATCGCAGCTGGTGTGGGACATCCCGGCCGCCGACTCTTTCCTCGTGCTGAAGGAGATCTACGCCGTTCCCGCCGCGCAGTACAAGCGCACGCTCAACGAGCTCACCGAGCTGCTCGAGCTCCAGCCGCTGCTGCACAAGCCGGTGCGTGGGCTCTCGCTCGGCGAGCGCATGAAGGTGGAGTTCGCGGCCGGCCTCCTGCACTCGCCGGGCGTCGCCTTCCTCGACGAGCCGACGCTGGGCCTGGACATCTCGATGCAGGGACGCATCCGCCGCTTCGTCGCGGAGTACAACCAGCGCAGCGGCGCGACGATCCTGCTCACGAGCCACTACATGGACGATGTCGTCGCGCTGTGCCGCCGCGTGATCGTCATCCACCACGGTGTGCTCCTGTACGACGGTGCGCTCGCGGATCTCGCCGAGAGGATGGCGCCGTACAAGCGCATCACCGTGACGCTCCGCGGCTCCGTCGGCGACCTCTCGACGTTCGGCGAGGTGGTGTCGAGCAACGAGAACGTCGCGACGATCCACGTCCCGCGCACGCAGGCCGGCGAGCGTACGGCGCGGCTCGTGCGCGAGCTCGGCGATCAGCTGGCAGACATCAGCGTCGAGGATCCGCCGATCGAGGAGGTCATCGACAAGGTGTTCTCGGAGGAACGCCCGCTCGCGGAGGCGACGGCATGATCCGGATATACCGGCAGCTGCTGATCGCGCAGATCCAGGCAGCGGCGCAGTACCGCATCCAGGCGCTCCTCTGGATGCTGTTCTCGATCATCCGGCCGGTCATCTTCCTCGCGGCGTGGACGGCGGTCGCGACGGCTCAAGGAGGCAGCGTGGGCGGCTACTCCGCCAGCGACTTCGCCGCGTACTACATCGCGCTGACGATCGTGAACCACCTCTGCATCGCGTGGAACTCGTTTGAGTTCGAATTCGAGATCCGGCAGGGCCGTCTCTCCCCGAAGCTCCTCCGTCCTCTCCATCCGCTGCACTACTCGGTGGTGGAGAACCTGGTTTTCAAGATCACCACGCTCTTGCCACTGTGTCTCGTGCTCGTGATCGTGGCACTCACGTTCAACGTGCGGTGGAGTGGCGAGTGGTGGCATCTGGTGCTCTTCGTACCGAGCATCATCCTCGCCGCGGCGCTGTCGTTCATGCTTGGATGGGTCGTCGCCACCGCGACGTTCTGGCTGCAGCGCATCAATACCGTGAACACGCTGTTCCAGCGCACTGCCTTCATCTTCGCGGGCCAAATCGCGCCGCTGGCACTCATGCCGGAATGGATGCAAGTCGTGTCATATGCGCTTCCCTTCGCGTACATCCTCGCGGTCCCCGCGGAGATCCTGCGCGGCGGTGTGACGCTCGAGCGCTGCCTCCTGTACCTGGTCGGTCAGGCGGTGTGGCTTGGACTCACGATCATCGCGTTCCGGTTCGCGTGGCGCGCCGGACTGCGGGAATTCAGCGCGGTGGGCGCCTGATGCGGTACTTGCGGATGTTCCGCGCCTTCGCCTCTACGGAGTTCCAGTTCGAGATGGAGTACCGCGGGAACTTCTACCTCAGCATCCTCGAGATGTTCCTGGTCATCGGCACGAGCATCGCCGCGGTACTCGTGATGTTCGGCCACACGACGACGATCAACGGCTGGACCCTACCTCAGATGATCGTGCTGCTCGGCGTGTACTACCTCATCCAGGGTGGTGTGAATCTCGTCTTCTCGCCCTCGTTCGAGCGGCTGATGGAGCACGTCCGCGTCGGCACACTCGACTTCCACCTGCTGAAGCCAGTCAACACTCAGTTCCTGGTCAGCACTCGGCATCTCAAGATCATCCGCGGTGCGGACCTTTTGCTTGGCCTCGTGGTCGTCATCGTTGGCCTGGCACAGGTGGGAGACGAGGTCGGGATCGGCCAGGCGATCATGTTTGCGTTGTCGCTCCTCTTCGGTTGGACGCTGGTGTATTCGCTGCTCCTGGGTCTGGTCACGCTGTCGTTCTGGTTCGTTCGGGTAGAGAACCTGCTCGCGATCTTCTGGGCCTTCACCGAGGCCGGACGGTTTCCCGTCGACGTCTATCCGCTCTGGCTGCGCGTGTCGCTCAGCACGGTCGTCCCGATCGGGATCGCGGTGACCGCTCCGGCCAACGTCATCGCGGGCCGCATGGACTGGGTCGCAGTTGCGCTGCTCGGAGCGGGCACGGTGCTGACCGTGGGCATCGCGAGCGCGCTCTGGCGTTGGGGGCTTAAGAGTTACACCGGCGCAAGTGCGTAGAAGTCTCGCGTTCGAGACAGTTTTCGACCGTACACTTGTTCTCATGGGCGCACAGATGAGCGTCGAC is a window from the Candidatus Limnocylindria bacterium genome containing:
- a CDS encoding ABC-2 family transporter protein, with translation MRYLRMFRAFASTEFQFEMEYRGNFYLSILEMFLVIGTSIAAVLVMFGHTTTINGWTLPQMIVLLGVYYLIQGGVNLVFSPSFERLMEHVRVGTLDFHLLKPVNTQFLVSTRHLKIIRGADLLLGLVVVIVGLAQVGDEVGIGQAIMFALSLLFGWTLVYSLLLGLVTLSFWFVRVENLLAIFWAFTEAGRFPVDVYPLWLRVSLSTVVPIGIAVTAPANVIAGRMDWVAVALLGAGTVLTVGIASALWRWGLKSYTGASA
- a CDS encoding ATP-binding cassette domain-containing protein gives rise to the protein MDAPVVDVRALRKVYRVTERETGLAATFRSIVKRRYREVLAVDGITFHIDPGEVVGFLGPNGAGKTTTLKMLSGLLYPTGGEATVLGHVPWRREGDFLRGMTLLMGNRSQLVWDIPAADSFLVLKEIYAVPAAQYKRTLNELTELLELQPLLHKPVRGLSLGERMKVEFAAGLLHSPGVAFLDEPTLGLDISMQGRIRRFVAEYNQRSGATILLTSHYMDDVVALCRRVIVIHHGVLLYDGALADLAERMAPYKRITVTLRGSVGDLSTFGEVVSSNENVATIHVPRTQAGERTARLVRELGDQLADISVEDPPIEEVIDKVFSEERPLAEATA
- a CDS encoding ABC-2 family transporter protein, with product MIRIYRQLLIAQIQAAAQYRIQALLWMLFSIIRPVIFLAAWTAVATAQGGSVGGYSASDFAAYYIALTIVNHLCIAWNSFEFEFEIRQGRLSPKLLRPLHPLHYSVVENLVFKITTLLPLCLVLVIVALTFNVRWSGEWWHLVLFVPSIILAAALSFMLGWVVATATFWLQRINTVNTLFQRTAFIFAGQIAPLALMPEWMQVVSYALPFAYILAVPAEILRGGVTLERCLLYLVGQAVWLGLTIIAFRFAWRAGLREFSAVGA